The sequence GTGATAGCCTTGTCCAACACTGGttgaaaatttaagtttaaaatGGTTCATAAGTGATTGTAATGGGCTTCTATAAACAACTAAGGTTGATCATTTTCATGAAGTAAGGACGAATACAAAGTAGTTGTTATAGGAGCTTCTGGCCCGAGTTGTGACACGcatttcaatttttgtgaagattacaaaaaatatattgatttaaaaaGACATGTGGTTAGAGGTTTTTTCAAATGTGGTCAAAATGTATACAAAATGGGTTAATTATATATACCTTCTCTGAAGTTTACAATAACTACAAAAAAATCCAACCAACTTTAAAAGTTACATATACCTCGTCTGATATTGTATTAATATTACACTTACACCCACTTAGGTATAAAAATTACATACACCTCCTCTATGGCTTTTATCTACCGCGCAATTGTTCCCTCGTATTCAAGAGGATAACGGTAAGATGAGCAAACACCTAGAGGAAGGTAAATATAATTTTGTGTAAATGTAAGATCGGTACAAACCTCAAGAAAGATCAAATATATGGGAAAGTATATGTATATAaacttataaaaaaataagtggaaaCTAATGAGGGAAATTTAAAATACACCCCTAAAATTTTTGGGCCCACATATACCACCGAGTTAGAGGTGTGGATTTTAAAATCCACTCATTCCAAATCCTATCCCACCAAACCGCTGCCAAAGAATGCATTCAGATGGAAAATTTTCAAATCTATCATATTTGTTCAGCTATCTACAAACTTGGCGAAACTCAAACCCTTCCCTCAACATTttagactttggtttcatccaATACAATATATTTCAAACTGTTCCAAATCAATGGTCATTTTAAATGTCAATACTTTTTCCATACGCAACCTAGAGTTCACATTACAACCAGAAAAAATGAAGGTCGCCTACATTTTTACTTATTGCCCACAACAATGAGAGAAATCTAAAGCACTACAAGCAAAAGAGAAATGAAGCGAAATTTCGCCAAATTTTACCTTGTTCAAGGCATCAAGAAGTTTTGGTTCCTGAGATTTAACATGATCTCCATGATATACCAATATAGAGCGTATCCATGGAAGGACATGAGTCACACTCTTATTTCTGACAAAAGAAACAACGATAAGAGCATGAGCTAACCATGAAAATTCATGTGCACAGAAAAATGTCAAAAGTGAGATGCTTCTCGAGAACACAATTTATATcgtattttcaaaatttcaaaatagaaGGCAACTTCTATTGTTCTTCCTGAGGAAAGATGATGTCTCAGCCTCTGTTTTAGTTAACACAAGTTGCTAAAAAATGCTTTAGAGCATACCTTGACAGCCAAAGATCTATCAAGATCTTTAAAAGGTTGATTGCATCATTCGATTCCATTGACAAGGTTGTCGCCTTCACCTgtgtagttgataaaaaaatttgtttttgagaTAGCAATACGGGCATAGAAACAACACTGTAATTATATCAAGAAGGCGAACCTTCTTATACAGTGTGTTTGAATCAAGATCAATGGCCTTCAACATTTTGGAATTCAATATTGAGCTAAGTGATTCATTGCTGTTGCCAAGTATTCCCAAAACCCTCAGCTGGTCTTCCATACAAAGGGACACAGAGTCGAAATCTTTATCTGCAAATGAGAAACACTTAATAATGAATTAATCCTATGTTACCAACAAATGAGCACCATGAATTAGTTCTTAACATTCAGGATAAGATCCATACACTGAGAATCGCTAGAAAATCAAGTTATCATATTTCAAGACATTATAGAGAAGGATTTCGTTTGCTAAAGAAATTACGACGCCAGTGGCAAATAACTAGAAGAATAAAAAGCTTTTTTTGTAGCTTGTTTATAAAACTTCAACaaaaaaattgagagaaaaTCAATATGAATGGAATGAGGTGGTAAGGTTCACAAACTCACATGGAGCACCCAAACCTAAGACACTAGCCTTTTAGATTAAGAGTCTCCAAATCTTACAAGTCAAGTCAGAAAAAATCTATAAATCCAAAATGGGATGGCAACAGTTTTGATACTCAATGACTTGAGATGTCCACCATTCATGCATACTATACATGAGCCACAAAACACAATGAATAATTTTTTCAAGGAGGTTTAGGGTATCATAAGAAGACTGGAGACCATCACACATGGATGTCCTACATTGCTGATAAGAAACAGTTGATAATTTATTCCATTACTTCCACTTCATGCTTTAAACACATTGTAAGGGAAAGCGATCTCTTGGCTGCAACACAAACACCAAATTCACTATAgccttggaaaaaaaaaattcatcaatAGCCAATAGGACCAAAGCAACTAAATGACAGATACAACCCTGAAGTTATTGAAGATACATTGTCCTGACTTGAAGCAAAATAGAATCAACtggtaaaaattaaaatccttcCTATGAAAACCAGAATGGTTGTAAATTCATGAGACGAAGATTGGTTATTAACTTTTAGGCATACCTTTTTGTTCCACAGGCTTAGCTCCAAATTTCCCATCAATCAAGTCAAATACCTTAGGCACAGGACGCAAACCACCTTCGGCATTAGACCGATCCAGAGCAGTAACTGTTAGTCATCATGCAAATTTGTTAAGATTAACATAATTCTGATAACAATATGAACGGTTAATACGGTACCAAGTTTATCACAAAATGAATAAGCACTTGTCGAAAGTTCCATGTCATTCATGCTCAGAATTGAACTAAATTCAAGGTGGCATAGTCTTACGGAAGTTTTAAGTAGGAGAAACACATCACAATATACATCGAGCACTATGCCATGTTTCTAGTCAAATATACAAACACCAACTGTCCGAGAAAATATATAGCATGGGCAAGACTGGGTGAACCAGGTAGTGGGTTGAGAAAACCAAAAGGCATAGATGCACAAACAaaacaatttctcttctctgttcagagaaataaaatctttcaaaccaaaaaaaaagATTACTATTAGGAGAAGAATGACTTGCCTCGATTGCGCAAGTCTGATGCTTTCTTTGGTTTCTGAGATTGATTGACGGGAAGAAGGATCCCATCATGTGAAATATTCAAATTTATGTCAGTCCCTGAATGCACCACAACTTTGTTGAATAATGGTTTAATTAGTAAACCATAAGCAAGAAACACATGACCACATGCAGGCTTGGAAATGGTTTGTAGTTTCGCAGCAAAAACAGAAGCAAGTGCCCCCTTGTGTTTCTGTCCCTCATCACAAGTTATGCAAATTTTGGTGGGTTTGGAATTGCGTAATTCATCCATGGTATTTGCATGCCAAAAATAGCATATACCCATTTCTGATATAGCCAGAACAGAGAGAACTATATCGTCTTCATCTCCACTATTGAagcacttgcaatccaagaaaacCGCGGGATGGTCCATCGTGAGAAACAAGTAGGCTGATTTCTCTTTACTACCATCAATTCTCCAAATTGCAACATATCGTTCGCCCATAGCGGAGGAAAGCAAATATCTACCATCTTCTGAGAAAATCAAACATCTCACTGGCCCCTATTCAAAAATACAAGTAATCTATGAATTGTGTCAACATGTACCTCACTGCTAAAATTCACAAATTAAATGTGGCAGATGACAGGTGTTAGAATCTCACGGGATGACCAGAAAACTTCTGCAGTTTTTTGCAATCTGAGCTATTGAAAATCTTCAATTGACCTGCAGCTGTCGCTACCATTTTCCCATCTGATATGTAGCCAACCCAAGACATTAAGTAAACAGATAAACAAGGGTTTTCAAc comes from Henckelia pumila isolate YLH828 chromosome 4, ASM3356847v2, whole genome shotgun sequence and encodes:
- the LOC140863651 gene encoding uncharacterized protein isoform X1, with protein sequence MGSSHIRDIFTAFSPTLDLFALSFGDGRIKIWDTVKGQVQTEFTDIASSESTGVFGKDERGHLSMDYTCMKWLSLDRKKKRKLGSSLLVLGTGGGDVLALDVSAGQMKWCINNCHPGGVNAISFPANGSSIYTAGVDGMVCEINSMSGDLLGKFRAMSRSISSLYVSPDGKMVATAAGQLKIFNSSDCKKLQKFSGHPGPVRCLIFSEDGRYLLSSAMGERYVAIWRIDGSKEKSAYLFLTMDHPAVFLDCKCFNSGDEDDIVLSVLAISEMGICYFWHANTMDELRNSKPTKICITCDEGQKHKGALASVFAAKLQTISKPACGHVFLAYGLLIKPLFNKVVVHSGTDINLNISHDGILLPVNQSQKPKKASDLRNRVTALDRSNAEGGLRPVPKVFDLIDGKFGAKPVEQKDKDFDSVSLCMEDQLRVLGILGNSNESLSSILNSKMLKAIDLDSNTLYKKVKATTLSMESNDAINLLKILIDLWLSRNKSVTHVLPWIRSILVYHGDHVKSQEPKLLDALNKLTRSRGVTMDLLFQLSGRLQLVSAQIDKATSNNSLVIQHDEQDGGSEDESFDEVLYDEDDDSRTSSENDV
- the LOC140863651 gene encoding uncharacterized protein isoform X2; translation: MGSSHIRDIFTAFSPTLDLFALSFGDGRIKIWDTVKGQVQTEFTDIASSESTGVFGKDERGHLSMDYTCMKWLSLDRKKKRKLGSSLLVLGTGGGDVLALDVSAGQMKWCINNCHPGGVNAISFPANGSSIYTAGVDGMVCEINSMSGDLLGKFRAMSRSISSLYVSPDGKMVATAAGQLKIFNSSDCKKLQKFSGHPGPVRCLIFSEDGRYLLSSAMGERYVAIWRIDGSKEKSAYLFLTMDHPAVFLDCKCFNSGDEDDIVLSVLAISEMGICYFWHANTMDELRNSKPTKICITCDEGQKHKGALASVFAAKLQTISKPACGHVFLAYGLLIKPLFNKVVVHSGTDINLNISHDGILLPVNQSQKPKKASDLRNRVTALDRSNAEGGLRPVPKVFDLIDGKFGAKPVEQKDKDFDSVSLCMEDQLRVLGILGNSNESLSSILNSKMLKAIDLDSNTLYKKVKATTLSMESNDAINLLKILIDLWLSRNKSVTHVLPWIRSILVYHGDHVKSQEPKLLDALNKVFAHLTVILLNTREQLRGR